The following are from one region of the Paenalkalicoccus suaedae genome:
- a CDS encoding anthranilate synthase component I family protein, giving the protein MSFRNAYGRAIKWDTTWFTVYRSLSKKHRHTILLESGRGGRYSIMGLTPFAELVGKDGVLTVTESDTKQYEGPLLQSLRDWLSYYEVTRSDSLPEFCGGVVGQFSYDLVREIEKLPTLAKDDLATADLHLFAYDQLYVYDHQTNELWFIAIADSFEKADTMMEELETAWVRSSHDTSEWDKATTHVSPKEGRKEAVRSFSERTFTRAVEKVKGYIESGDVFQVNLSVRESRELYTEPMHVYECLRELNPSPYMGYMETPDIQYVSASPELLVKVKGREVSTRPIAGTRSRGRDDAEDQRLADTLLQNEKERAEHIMLVDLERNDLGRVCSYGSVKVDELMVIEKYSHVMHIVSNVIGTKAEGIDALDVLAATFPGGTITGAPKIRTMEIIEELEPVRRGAYTGSMGWIGFDGDMEVNITIRTMIVKDGMAHVQAGAGIVIDSNPRAEYLESLKKAKALWRAKEMSEEEIEHRRVRS; this is encoded by the coding sequence ATGTCTTTTCGCAACGCGTACGGTCGAGCAATTAAATGGGATACAACGTGGTTTACTGTTTATCGATCCCTTTCCAAAAAACATCGTCATACGATACTTTTAGAAAGTGGGAGAGGTGGCCGCTACTCGATCATGGGGCTGACTCCGTTTGCGGAGCTTGTCGGAAAGGACGGCGTCCTTACAGTGACGGAAAGCGACACGAAGCAGTATGAGGGGCCTTTACTTCAAAGCCTTAGAGACTGGCTTAGCTATTATGAGGTGACCCGTAGTGATTCACTTCCAGAGTTTTGTGGAGGTGTCGTTGGGCAGTTTAGCTATGATCTCGTACGAGAAATTGAGAAGTTACCAACGCTTGCGAAGGATGATCTTGCTACGGCTGACCTTCATCTTTTTGCCTACGATCAGCTTTACGTTTACGATCATCAAACAAACGAGCTATGGTTTATTGCTATTGCGGATTCTTTTGAAAAAGCGGATACCATGATGGAGGAGCTTGAGACTGCTTGGGTTCGTTCCTCTCATGACACATCAGAATGGGACAAGGCCACGACCCACGTTTCTCCCAAAGAGGGGCGTAAAGAGGCTGTTAGGTCCTTCTCTGAAAGAACGTTTACGCGCGCTGTCGAAAAAGTGAAGGGCTACATTGAGTCGGGTGATGTCTTCCAAGTGAATTTGTCGGTCCGAGAATCAAGGGAGCTTTACACAGAGCCGATGCACGTGTATGAATGCTTAAGAGAGCTGAATCCATCACCTTATATGGGATATATGGAGACGCCAGACATCCAGTATGTTAGCGCTTCGCCGGAGCTACTTGTAAAGGTGAAGGGGCGTGAAGTAAGTACGCGTCCGATCGCGGGTACGAGGTCTAGAGGGCGAGACGATGCAGAGGATCAACGGCTAGCGGATACACTTTTGCAGAACGAGAAGGAGCGGGCCGAGCATATTATGCTTGTTGACTTAGAGCGAAATGACTTAGGTCGCGTATGTTCTTATGGTTCAGTAAAGGTTGATGAGCTGATGGTGATCGAGAAATACTCGCATGTCATGCACATTGTCTCGAACGTCATTGGTACGAAGGCGGAAGGGATCGATGCATTAGATGTGTTAGCAGCTACCTTCCCAGGTGGAACGATTACTGGCGCACCTAAGATCCGGACAATGGAGATAATCGAGGAGTTAGAGCCCGTCAGGCGTGGAGCCTACACAGGATCCATGGGATGGATCGGATTTGACGGCGACATGGAAGTAAACATTACGATTCGCACGATGATCGTGAAGGATGGCATGGCGCATGTCCAAGCAGGAGCAGGAATAGTAATTGATTCAAACCCGAGAGCTGAGTATTTAGAATCGCTGAAGAAAGCGAAAGCGTTATGGAGAGCCAAAGAGATGAGTGAAGAAGAGATAGAGCATAGGAGGGTACGATCATGA
- a CDS encoding helix-turn-helix domain-containing protein, with amino-acid sequence MEEQLWGRRIRAFRKLKGMTQEDLASKVGVSVSVLGDVERGVRMPEEKLLKQVTKTLGVTYAEFTSIK; translated from the coding sequence GTGGAAGAGCAACTTTGGGGGAGACGTATAAGAGCGTTTCGCAAACTAAAGGGCATGACGCAAGAAGATCTCGCTTCTAAGGTCGGTGTCTCTGTATCGGTATTAGGAGATGTAGAGCGTGGCGTACGAATGCCAGAAGAAAAGCTATTAAAACAAGTTACGAAAACACTAGGTGTCACATATGCGGAGTTTACCTCTATTAAGTAA
- the pabA gene encoding aminodeoxychorismate/anthranilate synthase component II — protein MILMIDNYDSFTYNLVQYLGEMGEELVVRRNDQITIEEIREMSPDYLMISPGPCSPNEAGISMEAIEAFKGEIPIFGVCLGHQSIAQVFGGDVVRAERLMHGKTSEILHKGESVFAGLENPCIATRYHSLIVKRETLPDCLEITAETAEGEIMGLRHKELPIEGVQFHPESIMTDTGKRMLRNFLDHYKEESKACTSI, from the coding sequence ATGATATTAATGATAGATAACTACGATTCATTTACGTATAACTTAGTGCAGTATTTAGGAGAAATGGGAGAAGAACTGGTGGTTCGCCGAAATGATCAGATTACCATTGAGGAAATTCGCGAGATGAGTCCTGATTATTTGATGATTTCACCAGGACCTTGTTCGCCTAATGAAGCGGGCATCAGTATGGAGGCGATCGAAGCGTTTAAAGGGGAGATTCCGATCTTTGGCGTCTGTCTTGGTCACCAGTCTATTGCACAAGTATTCGGTGGCGATGTTGTGAGAGCGGAGCGTCTCATGCATGGGAAGACATCGGAGATTCTTCATAAAGGAGAGTCTGTGTTTGCTGGCCTCGAGAATCCTTGTATTGCAACGCGCTATCATTCGCTTATTGTAAAACGGGAGACCTTGCCTGATTGTTTAGAAATAACAGCAGAAACAGCTGAGGGAGAGATCATGGGTCTTCGTCATAAGGAATTACCGATCGAAGGTGTACAGTTTCACCCAGAATCAATCATGACAGATACAGGTAAACGCATGCTTCGTAACTTCTTAGATCACTATAAGGAAGAGTCAAAAGCATGTACCTCTATATAA
- the pabC gene encoding aminodeoxychorismate lyase, with protein MYLYINGEIKREEDIRISPFDHGYLYGLGLFETFRTYQGEPFLLREHMERLTMGAEELQIVLPPRLEEDIHAALVPLLRSNDLEDGYFRLNISAGAREIGLSTDPYLEPTILLYVKPLPKTKPSNKQLQTLQLRRSTPEGASRRKSHHYLNNILGKRETEAYNEGIFLSKNDVVCEGVVSNIFWVKNKCLYTPSLRTGCLNGITRKTVMLLAEQSGFSVYSGEFSLAEAQKADEVFITNAIQEIVPVSAWDSIVFNHPGPVTQTLHEHYTQMDKSILTLQKFTD; from the coding sequence ATGTACCTCTATATAAATGGAGAGATCAAACGGGAGGAAGACATTCGGATTTCTCCCTTTGATCATGGTTATTTATATGGGCTGGGGTTATTTGAGACGTTTCGGACGTATCAGGGAGAGCCATTTCTTTTAAGAGAGCACATGGAGAGACTCACGATGGGAGCGGAAGAGCTCCAGATCGTCCTTCCGCCAAGGCTAGAAGAAGATATTCATGCAGCCCTTGTGCCTTTATTACGTAGTAATGACTTAGAGGACGGGTATTTTCGTTTAAATATCTCTGCTGGAGCGAGAGAGATCGGCCTCTCGACAGACCCTTATTTAGAGCCAACTATTCTACTTTACGTCAAACCACTTCCTAAAACAAAGCCATCCAACAAGCAACTTCAAACCCTACAGCTTCGGAGGTCTACCCCTGAAGGTGCCTCGAGGCGTAAATCTCACCATTATCTGAATAATATTTTAGGAAAAAGGGAAACGGAAGCATACAACGAAGGGATTTTCTTATCCAAGAACGACGTTGTGTGTGAAGGCGTTGTTTCGAATATTTTTTGGGTTAAGAACAAGTGTTTGTATACCCCGTCCTTGCGCACCGGGTGTCTAAATGGTATTACTCGTAAAACAGTGATGTTATTAGCCGAGCAGAGCGGTTTCTCTGTTTATAGTGGAGAGTTTTCTCTAGCAGAAGCACAGAAAGCAGACGAAGTGTTTATAACAAATGCGATTCAAGAGATTGTCCCGGTATCTGCTTGGGACAGTATAGTATTTAATCATCCTGGACCAGTCACACAAACTCTTCATGAGCACTATACGCAGATGGATAAATCGATATTAACGTTGCAAAAGTTTACAGACTAA
- a CDS encoding type III pantothenate kinase, producing the protein MHVVVDIGNTKIAMGVYLGDSLTCHWTMKTDRMKTVDEYALFISQMCASKQIDPLQVEGIMICSVVPEIDRKLAHVMQQCFRKEALFVGPGVKTGLNILYENPREVGADRITNAVAGVAYYGSPLLVIDFGTATTYCYINAKKQYVGGAILPGIDISMDSLHARTSKLPQVDTLGKARSVIGKSTIQAIQSGYLYGFVSQTEGMITRMLKEAGEQAFVLATGPHAMLMKEELPSIHAVDDYLTFKGLHLLFTRNHT; encoded by the coding sequence GTGCATGTGGTAGTCGATATCGGAAACACCAAAATTGCGATGGGAGTATATCTTGGTGACTCTCTTACCTGCCATTGGACGATGAAAACAGATCGAATGAAAACAGTTGATGAGTATGCGCTTTTTATTTCACAAATGTGTGCTTCCAAACAAATAGATCCTCTTCAAGTCGAAGGGATCATGATTTGCTCTGTTGTACCAGAAATAGATCGTAAGCTCGCTCACGTCATGCAACAATGTTTTCGTAAAGAAGCACTATTCGTTGGACCTGGCGTAAAAACGGGCTTGAATATTTTATATGAAAACCCACGCGAAGTTGGAGCGGACCGGATTACGAATGCAGTCGCGGGTGTCGCCTACTACGGCTCTCCCCTTCTCGTCATTGATTTTGGCACGGCTACGACCTATTGCTATATAAATGCAAAAAAACAATACGTTGGAGGAGCGATCCTTCCGGGTATAGATATTTCCATGGATAGCTTACATGCAAGAACGTCCAAGCTCCCTCAAGTAGACACGCTTGGAAAGGCACGTAGTGTCATTGGCAAAAGCACCATCCAAGCCATTCAATCTGGTTATCTATATGGCTTTGTCAGTCAAACAGAGGGCATGATCACACGTATGTTAAAAGAAGCCGGTGAGCAGGCTTTTGTGCTTGCGACCGGTCCGCATGCTATGCTCATGAAGGAGGAGTTACCTTCCATACATGCTGTTGATGATTATCTGACCTTTAAAGGTCTTCATCTATTATTTACACGTAATCATACGTAA
- the cysK gene encoding cysteine synthase A produces the protein MVKVVDSITDLIGDTPLVKLRRLVTEDHADVYLKLEYMNPGSSVKDRIAKAMIEDAEAKGRLQPGDTIIEPTSGNTGIGLAMVAAAKGYRSVLVMPETMSMERRNLLRAYGAELVLTPGPEGMKGAIAKATALQEEHGYFMPQQFENEANPTVHRNTTGQELLEQVGDQLDAFISGIGTGGTITGAGAVLKEKFPSMRIVALEPKDSPILSGGNPGPHKIQGIGAGFVPSILERELIDEVMTVTTDQAFEYARRAAAEEGILGGISSGAAIYAALEVAKDLGKGKKVVAIIPSNGERYLSTPLYQFEEQE, from the coding sequence ATGGTAAAGGTTGTTGACTCTATTACAGATCTAATTGGTGACACACCTCTAGTAAAACTTCGTCGACTCGTCACGGAGGATCACGCAGATGTTTATTTAAAGCTCGAGTATATGAACCCGGGCAGTAGCGTAAAAGATCGTATTGCCAAAGCAATGATTGAGGATGCCGAAGCAAAAGGAAGACTACAGCCAGGAGATACTATCATAGAACCAACAAGCGGAAATACAGGAATTGGCTTAGCGATGGTAGCAGCAGCAAAAGGTTACCGCTCCGTATTAGTGATGCCAGAAACGATGAGCATGGAGCGTCGCAACCTACTTCGCGCTTATGGAGCTGAGTTAGTTCTTACTCCAGGTCCTGAGGGAATGAAAGGCGCAATTGCAAAAGCCACTGCCCTTCAGGAAGAGCACGGATATTTCATGCCTCAACAGTTTGAGAATGAAGCAAACCCAACCGTTCATCGCAACACAACTGGTCAAGAGCTGTTAGAGCAAGTTGGCGATCAACTTGACGCATTTATTTCAGGTATTGGCACAGGAGGCACGATAACAGGTGCCGGCGCCGTGTTAAAAGAGAAGTTCCCATCTATGCGTATTGTTGCGCTTGAGCCTAAGGACTCCCCAATCTTATCTGGAGGAAACCCAGGCCCGCATAAAATACAAGGGATTGGCGCAGGCTTCGTTCCATCTATTTTAGAACGAGAGCTTATTGATGAAGTTATGACTGTCACGACAGACCAAGCCTTTGAATATGCAAGAAGAGCAGCAGCAGAAGAAGGAATCCTTGGTGGAATCTCATCAGGAGCTGCAATCTACGCAGCACTCGAAGTAGCCAAAGACTTAGGTAAAGGCAAGAAAGTAGTAGCGATTATTCCAAGTAACGGAGAACGCTACTTAAGCACGCCACTTTACCAGTTCGAAGAACAAGAATAA
- the folB gene encoding dihydroneopterin aldolase produces MDKVYVQGMAFYGFHGAFKEENKLGQRFYADVIMEMDTKKPGKTDDLDDTVNYALVYETAKEVLEGDPVKLVETLTDKLSRLILERFELVQAVTVKITKPDPPIPGHYDSVAVEVRRERGFEEL; encoded by the coding sequence ATGGATAAGGTATATGTACAAGGCATGGCATTCTACGGATTTCATGGTGCATTTAAAGAAGAAAATAAGCTAGGGCAACGCTTTTATGCAGATGTCATTATGGAAATGGATACGAAAAAACCTGGTAAAACAGATGATCTAGATGACACGGTTAACTATGCGTTAGTATATGAAACTGCGAAAGAAGTGTTAGAAGGTGATCCTGTAAAGCTTGTCGAGACGTTGACAGATAAGCTATCTCGTCTCATTTTAGAACGCTTTGAGCTCGTTCAAGCCGTGACGGTTAAAATTACAAAGCCAGATCCGCCCATTCCAGGTCACTATGACTCCGTAGCAGTAGAGGTTCGTCGCGAACGAGGATTTGAAGAGCTGTGA
- the hslO gene encoding Hsp33 family molecular chaperone HslO, producing the protein MNDYLVKSLAYNDTVRIYAMRSTEMVREVSALHDTWRTVTAALGRAITAGTMMGSMLKGDEKLTIKIEGSGPASPIIIDANAKGKARGYVSNPHVDPERHSNGKLNVAAAVGQEGSISVVKDLGMRDHFTGSIPIVSGELGEDFTYYFATSEQTPSSVGLGVVVGEGDKVLAAGGFILQMMPGATDEIIDQIEARLNDMPPVSQLISEGKTPEEIIETLAGADNYRILEKMDTEFECQCSRERIQNALFGLEEQDLKEMIAEDKGAETTCQFCNQTYQFSEEDLEAILTEKQQ; encoded by the coding sequence ATGAACGACTATTTAGTGAAATCACTAGCTTATAACGATACGGTACGTATTTATGCCATGCGTTCAACAGAAATGGTACGCGAGGTATCTGCTTTGCACGATACATGGCGCACAGTAACGGCGGCGCTTGGGCGTGCAATCACAGCAGGTACAATGATGGGGTCTATGCTTAAAGGCGACGAAAAGCTGACGATTAAAATCGAAGGTAGTGGACCTGCTAGCCCGATCATTATCGATGCAAACGCAAAGGGTAAAGCACGCGGCTATGTAAGTAACCCGCACGTAGATCCTGAGAGACACAGCAATGGTAAGCTAAATGTTGCTGCAGCAGTTGGGCAAGAGGGGTCTATTTCTGTTGTAAAAGACCTAGGAATGCGCGATCACTTTACCGGGAGTATTCCGATTGTATCCGGGGAGCTTGGAGAAGATTTCACGTACTATTTTGCAACGAGTGAGCAAACGCCTTCCTCTGTCGGACTAGGAGTTGTCGTTGGAGAAGGCGATAAGGTACTTGCTGCAGGAGGATTTATCCTGCAAATGATGCCTGGTGCAACGGATGAGATCATTGACCAAATCGAAGCGCGCTTAAACGATATGCCACCAGTATCTCAGCTAATCAGTGAAGGTAAAACGCCTGAGGAGATCATTGAGACCCTAGCTGGCGCTGACAACTATCGTATTTTAGAAAAAATGGACACGGAGTTTGAATGTCAGTGCTCTCGCGAGCGTATTCAAAATGCGTTATTCGGTCTCGAAGAGCAGGACTTAAAAGAAATGATCGCAGAAGACAAAGGAGCAGAGACAACCTGCCAATTCTGTAATCAGACGTACCAGTTTTCTGAAGAAGACCTTGAAGCGATCCTAACAGAAAAACAACAATAG
- the folP gene encoding dihydropteroate synthase, with translation MYNQSKITWDRFELDFSRKTYIMGILNVTPDSFSDGGSYSEVDRAVMHAQKMVSQGADIIDLGGESTRPGATKVEELEELQRVLPSIRAIREALDTPISIDTYKATVAEEAILAGANIINDVWGAKADPRMAEVAARYDVPIVLMHNREAHPYNDIIEDMKKDLLESVDICLAAGVKANRIILDPGIGFAKTHEENLYVMRHLSEFTTLGFPLLLGTSRKSLIAKTLDLPVDQRVEGTGATVCRGIDQGCSIVRVHDILEMSRMAKMMDAMVGKGDNSLAKSM, from the coding sequence ATGTATAACCAGTCGAAAATAACATGGGATAGATTTGAGCTGGATTTTTCTCGTAAAACGTATATTATGGGGATTTTAAATGTGACACCAGACTCCTTTTCTGACGGTGGAAGCTATTCCGAGGTTGATCGGGCTGTCATGCACGCGCAAAAAATGGTCAGTCAAGGTGCGGACATTATTGATCTTGGCGGAGAATCTACGCGCCCTGGTGCTACAAAAGTAGAGGAGCTTGAGGAGCTACAGCGAGTCCTGCCCTCCATCCGAGCTATTCGAGAAGCATTAGATACGCCAATTTCTATAGATACGTATAAAGCCACGGTCGCAGAAGAAGCTATCTTAGCTGGCGCTAATATTATCAATGACGTTTGGGGTGCAAAAGCGGACCCTCGCATGGCCGAGGTAGCGGCTCGCTACGATGTACCGATTGTTTTAATGCACAATCGAGAAGCTCATCCGTACAACGATATTATTGAGGATATGAAGAAGGACCTGTTGGAGTCCGTAGATATTTGCCTTGCTGCTGGCGTGAAGGCGAACCGAATTATCTTAGATCCAGGTATCGGCTTTGCTAAAACCCACGAAGAAAACCTGTACGTGATGCGACATTTATCAGAATTTACGACCCTTGGATTTCCACTGTTATTAGGTACATCAAGGAAATCATTAATAGCAAAAACATTAGATTTACCAGTAGACCAGCGCGTTGAAGGTACAGGAGCAACAGTGTGTCGCGGTATCGACCAGGGCTGCAGTATCGTTCGCGTACACGATATTTTAGAGATGAGCAGAATGGCTAAAATGATGGATGCAATGGTTGGGAAAGGCGATAATTCACTCGCTAAATCTATGTAG
- the folK gene encoding 2-amino-4-hydroxy-6-hydroxymethyldihydropteridine diphosphokinase — protein sequence MKKEITAYISIGSNIGDRAQELRSSIDYLNEHDCVRVTKESSIYETAPVGVTDQPEFLNMVVEIHTSLRPLDLLAYTQSIEKRMGRERKEKWGPRTIDLDILLFSNENIELESLKVPHPRMNERGFVLIPLQEIAPGLRYPDGASIEADIHELTDKEGVRKWKSNFGGDV from the coding sequence GTGAAAAAAGAAATAACGGCGTACATTAGCATAGGCTCAAATATAGGGGATCGGGCTCAAGAGCTGAGATCCTCTATTGACTATTTAAACGAGCACGACTGTGTTCGTGTCACAAAAGAATCCTCTATCTATGAGACAGCTCCCGTTGGCGTTACGGATCAACCAGAGTTTTTAAATATGGTCGTGGAGATACATACATCACTTCGTCCACTCGACCTTTTAGCGTACACGCAGTCTATTGAGAAGCGGATGGGAAGAGAACGTAAGGAAAAGTGGGGGCCGCGCACGATAGACCTTGACATTTTGCTGTTTAGCAACGAGAATATTGAGTTGGAATCATTAAAAGTCCCTCACCCTCGCATGAATGAGCGGGGATTTGTTCTTATACCCCTTCAGGAAATCGCACCAGGCCTACGTTATCCAGATGGGGCCAGCATTGAGGCAGACATTCACGAATTAACAGATAAAGAAGGTGTGAGAAAGTGGAAGAGCAACTTTGGGGGAGACGTATAA